A stretch of the Panicum virgatum strain AP13 chromosome 9N, P.virgatum_v5, whole genome shotgun sequence genome encodes the following:
- the LOC120693403 gene encoding arsenate reductase 2.2 has protein sequence MARRGVSYVSAAQLVSMSRDPRVAIVDVRDEERSYDGHIAGSHHYASDSFAERMPELAQATGAKETLVFHCALSKVRGPSCAQMFHDYLSEAKEDSGLKNIMVLERGFNGWEISGRPVCRCKDTPCKGVCS, from the exons ATGGCTCGGAGGGGCGTGTCCTACGTGTCGGCAGCGCAGCTGGTGTCCATGTCCCGCGACCCCCGCGTCGCCATCGTCGACGTCAGGGATGAGGAGAGGAGCTACGACGGACACATCGCTGGGTCCCACCACTACGCCAGCGACAGCTTCGCCGAGCGGATGCCCGAGCTCGCCCAGGCAACCGGGGCCAAGGAAACCCTCGTCTTCCACTGCGCACTCAGCAAG GTGCGAGGCCCATCTTGTGCACAGATGTTCCATGACTATCTATCAGAGGCCAAGGAAGATTCAGGGCTAAAGAACATCATGGTCCTAGAACGTGGATTTAATGGATGGGAAATTTCAGGGAGGCCTGTTTGCCGCTGCAAGGACACCCCATGCAAGGGTGTATGCTCTTAA
- the LOC120693400 gene encoding E3 ubiquitin-protein ligase RFWD3-like: MGQFPGASLSCPIARRRLAAKSIRSPLLPLCRLRAGAGAATMPSRSRAARGPTLHPVSLDDFFRDGVEIDFGEEDQEEDPDGDGGSSEEGEDDGGSEEEGEDESEGSSDDEDDDDEEEEEEREREEFAGGDCGPSAQARVSLVTAAGGSAERANMPTCPVCMEPWTSQGPHRISCIPCGHVYGRSCLERWLTQRGNTSATCPQCGKRFKNKDIINLYAPEVAIPKNELEKEISCLRERNDSLEKKVLHHDKLFEEMTKRQIDMEQRIIDAVSSKRQKVAGHLDGAARLEPSSSTTVNFSLQNELFLDGARVISIDASNQIILASGRASAVGAEYVLTKISMFSTHEAKIRLPPDTKAVRDMCILPGGSAIFTSLGRRLSLFSMTTDSVVLQCDLPVPGWSCSADVSSSQHIYAGLQNGMLLVFDIRQAARPLYSMMGLSAQPIHTLHSVIDNNGCRKILSASAVGPCMWDPDDNQSRPHLLTGMDNQRVCISLACAPPSSDLLVASFRPKVGTSEDANTSQVYLSQTPSRPVGSGKLGHHSLIRRTGNASLAEGTTCYGNVSEVRMSKSAIIPYGDNQHLFAYGDESLRGVRTWQLPSFAIHADLCSHWQPILDLRYAESPGGGRYLGCLSKGKLQVFRIS, translated from the exons ATGGGTCAGTTTCCGGGAGCTTCTTTGTCGTGTCCgatcgcgcgccgccgcctggctgCCAAAAGTATCCGTTCCCCTCTTCTCCCATTGTGTCGtctgcgcgccggcgccggcgccgccaccatgcCATCACGCTCCCGAGCGGCCAGGGGCCCGACGCTGCACCCGGTCTCGCTGGACGATTTCTTCAGAGATGGCGTCGAGATTGACTTCGGCGAAGAGGACCAGGAGGAGGACCCCGATGGTGACGGAGGATCgtcggaggagggagaggacgacggaggatcggaggaggaaggagaggacgAGAGTGAAGGATCCAGCGACGACGAagacgatgatgatgaggaagaggaggaggaacggGAGAGGGAAGAGTTTGCTGGTGGAGATTGCGGGCCATCCGCCCAAGCTAGGGTTTCCTTGGTGACGGCTGCCGGTGGCTCGGCGGAGAGGGCCAACATGCCCACCTGCCCCGTATGTATGGAGCCATGGACTTCCCAAGGCCCGCATCGCATCAG CTGCATCCCGTGTGGGCATGTCTACGGGAGATCTTGCTTAGAGAGGTGGTTAACCCAGCGTGGGAATACAAGTGCCACG TGCCCTCAGTGTGGCAAAAGGTTTAAAAATAAGGACATCATCAATCTCTATGCACCAGAGGTTGCCATTCCAAAAAATGAACTTGAAAAG GAAATTTCATGTTTAAGAGAGCGAAATGATTCCCTGGAGAAGAAG GTGTTGCACCATGATAAATTGTTTGAGGAGATGACCAAG AGGCAGATTGATATGGAGCAGAGAATAATAGATGCTGTTAGCTCAAAGAGACAG AAAGTGGCAGGCCACTTAGATGGAGCTGCACGTCTGGAGCCATCTAGCTCGACGACAGTAAATTTTAGCTTACAG AATGAATTATTTTTGGATGGAGCTCGAGTCATCAGCATAGATGCATCTAACCAAATCATACTTGCTTCTGGGAGGGCAAGTGCTGTAGGTGCTGAATATGTTCTTACCAAG ATTAGCATGTTTTCCACTCATGAAGCAAAAATCCGCCTTCCTCCCGATACCAAAGCTGTTAGGGATATGTGTATTCTGCCTGGAGGATCTGCTATTTTTACATCACTAGGAAGGAGGCTATCGCTCTTCAG CATGACAACAGACAGTGTCGTTCTTCAGTGTGATTTGCCG GTCCCTGGTTGGTCGTGTTCAGCAGATGTATCGAGTTCACAACATATTTATGCTGGCTTGCAG AATGGCATGCTTTTGGTCTTTGATATCCGTCAAGCTGCAAGACCCTTGTATTCCATGATGGGGTTATCTGCACAACCGATTCATACACTCCACTCTGTCATTGATAATAATGGGTGCAGGAAGATTCTTTCAGCTTCTGCTGTAGGTCCCTGCATGTGGGATCCTGATGACAATCAAAGCAG GCCGCATTTGCTAACTGGGATGGACAATCAGCGTGTATGCATTTCCCTTGCATGTGCCCCTCCATCAAGCGATCTTTTGGTGGCTTCCTTCCGGCCCAAAGTTGGCACATCAGAAGATGCCAACACATCTCAAGTGTACCTATCACAGACGCCATCACGCCCTGTTGGTTCAGGCAAATTAGGCCACCACTCCCTTATCAGGAGGACAGGTAATGCATCCTTGGCTGAAGGCACAACATGCTATGGCAATGTAAGCGAGGTGCGCATGTCAAAATCAGCAATCATACCTTATGGAGACAATCAACATCTCTTCGCCTATGGGGATGAGTCGCTGCGCGGGGTCCGGACGTGGCAACTACCTTCGTTTGCGATTCATGCTGATCTTTGCTCACACTGGCAGCCGATCCTTGATTTAAGGTATGCAGAAAGTCCAGGTGGAGGGAGGTACCTTGGGTGCTTAAGCAAGGGAAAGTTGCAGGTCTTCAGAATTAGCTAG
- the LOC120693402 gene encoding uncharacterized protein LOC120693402 isoform X1 — MSSPPAEEEEEATDVETEEEDAEEARVSAAAAADEDDSGETRTTCCVCMEPSTCSGAHRLCCIPCGHVYGRSCLENWLSACGNTSAKCPQCGEAFQRKHIINLYIPGNLWDGCCRIQEVEAHYSRVAKYLAVLAPLARRHASEAKSEAQFVSEVADKLEVLAQSVGAEDQDVDKKLVQDVLAMVMTSYASVKGQVEMAHRHYEDLLEFVVQSFDGLLEPDYLK, encoded by the exons ATGTCCTCGCCGcctgcggaggaggaggaggaggccacaGACGTGGAGACCGAGGAGGAAGATGCGGAGGAAGCTAGGGTttcggcggctgcggcggcggatgaAGATGACAGCGGGGAGACGAGGACCACCTGCTGCGTGTGTATGGAGCCATCGACCTGCAGCGGCGCACATCGTCTCTG TTGCATTCCCTGTGGACATGTGTATGGCAGATCGTGCCTGGAGAATTGGCTGAGTGCTTGCGGCAATACAAGCGCAAAG TGCCCTCAGTGTGGTGAAGCATTTCAACGCAAGCATATTATCAACCTCTACATACCAGGGAATCTGTGGGATGGTTGCTGTCGCATACAG GAAGTAGAAGCACATTATTCTAGGGTTGCCAAGTATTTAGCAGTTCTTGCGCCTTTAGCAAGACGGCATGCGTCTGAAGCCAAGTCAGAAGCGCAATTTGTGTCTGAAGTTGCTGACAAGCTAGAAGTGCTAGCTCAGTCTGTCGGTGCCGAGGACCAGGACGTGGATAAGAAGTTGGTTCAGGATGTATTGGCGATGGTTATGACTAGCTATGCATCAGTGAAGGGGCAGGTGGAGATGGCACATAGACACTATGAGGACCTACTCGAATTCGTGGTTCAGAGCTTCGATGGACTGCTGGAACCCGATTATTTGAAATGA
- the LOC120691592 gene encoding probable glucuronosyltransferase Os03g0107900 gives MKQLSKAKAAGGRRQHSLSCQLHPRLRRRRAMRDPKPRRSPAAPTLASSGRLRKHSTWLLLLLLWFALSVYLFISSTPPAAAPLRRSAFLRSKARALSATTATPVRIYVYDLPARFNRDWVSADARCARHLFAAEVAVHEALLAYAGRAPRPEDADLFFVPVYVSCNFSTPNGFPSLSHARGLLAEAVHLLRTQMPYWNRSAGADHVFVASHDFGACFHPMEDVAIADGIPEFLKRSILLQTFGVQGHHVCQEVEHVVIPPHVPPEVAHELPEPKKVRRDIFAFFRGKMEVHPKNISGRFYSKKVRTELLQHYGRNRKFYLKRKRFDNYQSEMARSLFCLCPLGWAPWSPRLVESVLLGCIPVIIADNIRLPFPSVLRWPEISLQVAEKDIASLEMVLDQVVATNLTRIQRNLWDPMKRKALVFNRPMEVGDATWQVLRELEILLDQSQRRYRSWR, from the exons ATGAAGCAATTAAGCAAAGCCAAAGCGGCAGGCGGCAGGCGGCAGCATAGCCTCAGCTGTCAGCTCCACCctcgcctccgccggcgccgcgccatgAGAGATCCCAAGCCGAGGAGAAGCCCAGCAGCTCCCACCCTCGCCAGCAGTGGCAGGCTGCGGAAGCACTCCacgtggctcctcctcctcctgctgtggTTCGCCCTCTCCGTCTACCTCTTCATCTCctccacgccgcccgccgccgcgccgctccggcgCTCCGCCTTCCTCCGCTCCAAGGCCCGTGCCCTCTCAGCCACCACCGCAACCCCCGTCCGGATCTACGTCTACGACCTCCCCGCCCGCTTCAACCGCGACTGGGTGTCCGCCGACGCGCGCTGCGCCCGCCACCTCTTCGCGGCCGAGGTGGCCGTGCACGAGGCGCTGCTGGCCTACGccggccgcgccccgcgccccgAGGACGCCGACCTCTTCTTCGTCCCCGTCTACGTCTCCTGCAACTTCTCCACGCCCAACGGGTTCCCCTCGCTCTCGCACGCGCGGGGCCTGCTCGCCGAGGCCGTCCACCTCCTCCGGACCCAGATGCCCTACTGGAATCGCTCCGCCGGAGCCGACCACGTCTTCGTCGCCTCGCACGACTTCGGCGCCTGCTTCCATCCCATG GAGGATGTGGCCATCGCCGACGGCATACCAGAGTTCCTCAAGAGATCCATCCTGCTGCAGACATTTGGTGTGCAGGGCCATCACGTATGTCAGGAGGTGGAGCATGTGGTGATCCCACCTCATGTGCCACCAGAGGTGGCTCATGAGCTACCGGAGCCGAAGAAGGTGCGGAGGGACATTTTTGCCTTCTTCCGGGGCAAGATGGAGGTGCACCCCAAGAACATTAGTGGCCGCTTCTACAGCAA GAAGGTGAGGACTGAGTTACTACAGCATTATGGTCGCAATCGCAAGTTTTATCTTAAGAGAAAGCGGTTCGACAACTACCAATCAGAAATGGCTCGTTCTCTGTTCTGTCTCTGTCCGCTGGGATGGGCTCCATGGAGTCCTCGGCTTGTGGAATCAGTCCTCCTTGGCTGCATTCCCGTCATAATTGCTGATAACATACGTCTGCCGTTCCCTTCTGTCCTTCGGTGGCCAGAGATCTCATTGCAGGTGGCTGAGAAGGACATAGCCAGTCTTGAGATGGTGCTCGATCAGGTTGTGGCGACCAATTTGACCAGAATACAGAGGAACTTGTGGGATCCAATGAAGCGGAAGGCCCTGGTTTTCAACCGcccaatggaagtgggagatgCTACATGGCAAGTGTTGAGGGAACTTGAGATTTTGCTAGACCAGTCTCAGAGAAGGTATCGCTCCTGGAGGTGA
- the LOC120693402 gene encoding E3 ubiquitin-protein ligase RFWD3-like isoform X2, with product MSSPPAEEEEEATDVETEEEDAEEARVSAAAAADEDDSGETRTTCCVCMEPSTCSGAHRLCCIPCGHVYGRSCLENWLSACGNTSAKVSDMLLHGQNSCSTKFHNALSVVKHFNASILSTSTYQGICGMVAVAYRK from the exons ATGTCCTCGCCGcctgcggaggaggaggaggaggccacaGACGTGGAGACCGAGGAGGAAGATGCGGAGGAAGCTAGGGTttcggcggctgcggcggcggatgaAGATGACAGCGGGGAGACGAGGACCACCTGCTGCGTGTGTATGGAGCCATCGACCTGCAGCGGCGCACATCGTCTCTG TTGCATTCCCTGTGGACATGTGTATGGCAGATCGTGCCTGGAGAATTGGCTGAGTGCTTGCGGCAATACAAGCGCAAAGGTGTCAGACATGCTTTTACATGGGCAAAATTCGTGTTCAACAAAGTTTCATAA TGCCCTCAGTGTGGTGAAGCATTTCAACGCAAGCATATTATCAACCTCTACATACCAGGGAATCTGTGGGATGGTTGCTGTCGCATACAG GAAGTAG